In one Culex quinquefasciatus strain JHB chromosome 2, VPISU_Cqui_1.0_pri_paternal, whole genome shotgun sequence genomic region, the following are encoded:
- the LOC6053424 gene encoding chymotrypsin-2: MSKIAFLLVILQVVTILNAKSQGRIVGGQLAEPGQFPYQVSLRSAKNAHFCGGSVISERWVLTAAHCIVGRSPVNTRIVVGTHLLDSGGIYYGVAQMVVHELYDASTRAFDVSLLQTESTILFSDLVQPIALGAGFVNLAHGAVLSGWGQLEWTDVGMSNELRWLNTSVIMLADCRQGSSSTVAPNIFLHKLCTLSPEGQGMCMGDTGGPLVLDGVQIGIGSWGIPCGFGHPDIYDRVSSHRAWISANIL; encoded by the exons ATGTCTAAGATAGCCTTTTTGCTGGTGATCCTTCAAGTCGTCACCATACTGAACGCCA AAAGTCAAGGTCGCATCGTCGGCGGACAGCTCGCCGAACCGGGACAATTTCCGTACCAAGTTTCGTTGCGATCCGCAAAGAACGCCCACTTTTGCGGTGGATCTGTTATCAGCGAACGATGGGTGCTGACCGCGGCTCACTGTATCGTTGGTAGATCTCCGGTTAATACCCGGATCGTCGTGGGAACGCACCTGTTGGATAGTGGTGGAATCTACTATGGGGTGGCTCAGATGGTTGTTCATGAGTTGTACGACGCGAGTACGAGGGCGTTTGACGTTTCGCTTCTTCAGACGGAATCTACGATATTGTTTAGTGATTTGGTACAGCCTATCGCTTTGGGAGCTGGGTTTGTGAATCTAGCCCATGGAGCGGTTCTGTCCGGTTGGGGACAACTTGAGTGGACCGACGTCGGAATGTCGAACGAGTTGAGGTGGTTGAATACGAGCGTAATTATGCTGGCAGACTGCAGACAAGGATCTTCGTCGACCGTTGCACCGAACATCTTCCTTCACAAGTTGTGCACATTGAGTCCAGAAGGACAGGGAATGTGCATGGGAGATACCGGTGGTCCGTTGGTGCTGGACGGTGTTCAGATTGGTATTGGTTCCTGGGGTATTCCGTGTGGGTTTGGTCATCCGGACATTTACGACCGGGTTTCGTCCCATCGAGCTTGGATCTCGGCTAATATTTTGTAG